In Juglans microcarpa x Juglans regia isolate MS1-56 chromosome 8D, Jm3101_v1.0, whole genome shotgun sequence, the following are encoded in one genomic region:
- the LOC121241906 gene encoding ubiquitin-conjugating enzyme E2 10-like, whose translation MASKRILKELKDLQKDPIAEDMFHWQAAIMGSPDSPYARGVFLVTIHFPPDYPFKPPKATFRTTVFHPNINSNGSICLDILKEQWSLALTISKVLLSIYSLFMDPNPNDPLVPEIAHMYKMNMNKYETTALSWTQKYAMG comes from the coding sequence ATGGCTTCGAAGCGGATCTTGAAGGAACTCAAGGATTTGCAGAAAGATCCTATTGCTGAAGACATGTTTCACTGGCAAGCAGCAATTATGGGTTCTCCAGACAGTCCTTATGCTAGAGGTGTTTTCCTAGTGACTATCCATTTCCCTCCAGACTATCCCTTCAAGCCACCCAAGGCAACATTCAGAACGACGGTGTTTCACCCTAATATAAACAGTAATGGGAGCATTTGCCTTGACATCTTGAAGGAGCAATGGAGTCTTGCTTTAACCATCTCCAAGGTGTTGCTTTCAATCTATTCTCTATTTATGGACCCAAATCCCAACGATCCTTTGGTTCCGGAGATTGCTCACATGTATAAGatgaatatgaataaatatgaaacaacTGCTCTGAGCTGGACCCAGAAGTATGCTATGGGCTAA